In Parasteatoda tepidariorum isolate YZ-2023 chromosome 2, CAS_Ptep_4.0, whole genome shotgun sequence, one DNA window encodes the following:
- the LOC107441427 gene encoding uncharacterized protein, whose amino-acid sequence MNWHLSVILLSEIIVYTVFFQSTLGYELFDGEHPHGLHPVLRNENKGYLSLLEDPSSSGVLSYVRPGRRMLKLPQTLIPYPRTGRVTDEDYDFTYIPDYSWSTSQETDLLDSVPKFTARLGRKKRSLSDDDSEHNGKKESQNRHELAKAILDEFEEFEPDYYFRQSRRPSSRSRNSFVPRVGKRVSNEDYEEPEDKRAAAFTPRIGRAALIPRIGRNDPRFKVKSRGAFIPRIGRRASLMPRIGKSQEHHGESEIN is encoded by the exons atgaaCTGGCACCTTTCTGTAATTTTGTTGAGTGAAATTATTGTTTACACCGTTTTCTTTCAATCAACTTTAg GTTATGAACTATTTGATGGGGAACACCCTCATGGACTTCATCCAGTGTTACGAAATGAAAACAAAGGATACTTGTCTCTACTAGAAGATCCATCATCAAGTGGAGTGCTGTCCTATGTTAGACCAGGACGGAGAATGCTAAAGCTTCCACAAACTCTTATTCCTTACCCCAGAACGGGTAGAGTTACTGACGAAGATTACGATTTTACTTACATACCAGATTATTCTTGGAGCACTAGCCAAGAGACAGATCTCCTTGACAGCGTACCTAAATTCACAGCAAGGCTTGGTCGAAAAAAGCGATCCCTAAGTGACGACGATTCTGAACACAATGGGAAAAAAGAAAGCCAAAATAGGCATGAGTTAGCCAAAGCAATTCTTGACGAATTTGAGGAGTTTGAGCCAGATTATTACTTCAGGCAAAGCCGACGACCCAGTAGCCGAAGCCGAAATTCTTTTGTACCTCGAGTTGGCAAAAGGGTATCGAATGAAGATTATGAGGAACCTGAAGACAAACGTGCTGCTGCATTTACACCAAGAATAGGCAGGGCTGCTCTCATTCCAAGAATCGGCAGGAACGACCCAAGATTCAAAGTTAAAAGCAGAGGAGCTTTCATTCCACGAATTGGAAGACGAGCTTCTTTGATGCCCCGGATTGGCAAATCACAAGAACACCATGGCGAAAGcgaaatcaattaa